From a region of the Oncorhynchus tshawytscha isolate Ot180627B linkage group LG14, Otsh_v2.0, whole genome shotgun sequence genome:
- the LOC112267027 gene encoding protein unc-119 homolog A-like isoform X1, protein MSYYCTSTEAVCNSQDAPNASARKAATNNTNRGSEGLESSSSTSSRQSQPQPLVAMKVKKGCNSTDAGVPVTSEDELLRNPVISPEDVLGLQKITENYLCSPEENVHMIDFTRFKIRDMETGTVLFEITKPPVPAGEKKDFDPNGGRFVRYQFTPAFLQLRQVGATVEFTVGDMPINNFRMIERHYFREQLLKSFDFEFGFCMPSSKNTCEHIYEFPPLSEDIMREMILHPYKTQSDSFYFVDNKLVMHNKADYSYSGSP, encoded by the exons ATGAGCTATTATTGTACCAGCACAGAGGCTGTGTGTAATAGCCAGGACGCACCTAACGCCAGTGCGAGGAAAGCAGCTACTAATAATACGAACCGTGGCAGCGAAGGTCTcgagagcagcagcagcactagttcACGGCAGTCGCAACCCCAACCGCTCGTGGCCATGAAAGTGAAGAAAGGCTGCAACTCGACAGATGCTGGGGTCCCGGTTACAAGTGAAGACGAGTTGCTAAGAAACCCCGTAATATCGCCTGAGGATGTACTTGGGTTACAAAAGATCACCGAAA ACTACCTATGTTCCCCAGAGGAGAACGTTCACATGATCGACTTCACACGGTTCAAGATCCGAGACATGGAGACAGGGACGGTGCTGTTTGAGATCACCAAGCCCCCTGTACCTG CAGGCGAAAAGAAGGATTTTGACCCCAACGGAGGCCGCTTCGTCCGTTACCAGTTCACCCCTGCCTTCCTGCAGCTGCGCCAGGTCGGCGCCAC TGTGGAGTTCACAGTGGGAGACATGCCCATCAACAACTTCAGGATGATTGAGAGGCACTACTTCAGAGAGCAGCTCCTCAAGAGCTTTGATTTTGAGTTTGGTTTCTGTATGCCCAGCAGCAAGAACACCTGTGAACACATCTACGAGTTCCCCCCTCTGTCAGAGGACATCA tGCGCGAGATGATCCTGCACCCATACAAAACGCAGTCCGACAGCTTCTACTTTGTGGACAACAAGCTGGTGATGCATAACAAGGCAGACTACTCCTACAGTGGGAGTCCGTAG
- the LOC112267027 gene encoding protein unc-119 homolog A-like isoform X2, whose protein sequence is MSYYCTSTEAVCNSQDAPNASARKAATNNTNRGSEGLESSSSTSSRQSQPQPLVAMKVKKGCNSTDAGVPVTSEDELLRNPVISPEDVLGLQKITENYLCSPEENVHMIDFTRFKIRDMETGTVLFEITKPPVPGEKKDFDPNGGRFVRYQFTPAFLQLRQVGATVEFTVGDMPINNFRMIERHYFREQLLKSFDFEFGFCMPSSKNTCEHIYEFPPLSEDIMREMILHPYKTQSDSFYFVDNKLVMHNKADYSYSGSP, encoded by the exons ATGAGCTATTATTGTACCAGCACAGAGGCTGTGTGTAATAGCCAGGACGCACCTAACGCCAGTGCGAGGAAAGCAGCTACTAATAATACGAACCGTGGCAGCGAAGGTCTcgagagcagcagcagcactagttcACGGCAGTCGCAACCCCAACCGCTCGTGGCCATGAAAGTGAAGAAAGGCTGCAACTCGACAGATGCTGGGGTCCCGGTTACAAGTGAAGACGAGTTGCTAAGAAACCCCGTAATATCGCCTGAGGATGTACTTGGGTTACAAAAGATCACCGAAA ACTACCTATGTTCCCCAGAGGAGAACGTTCACATGATCGACTTCACACGGTTCAAGATCCGAGACATGGAGACAGGGACGGTGCTGTTTGAGATCACCAAGCCCCCTGTACCTG GCGAAAAGAAGGATTTTGACCCCAACGGAGGCCGCTTCGTCCGTTACCAGTTCACCCCTGCCTTCCTGCAGCTGCGCCAGGTCGGCGCCAC TGTGGAGTTCACAGTGGGAGACATGCCCATCAACAACTTCAGGATGATTGAGAGGCACTACTTCAGAGAGCAGCTCCTCAAGAGCTTTGATTTTGAGTTTGGTTTCTGTATGCCCAGCAGCAAGAACACCTGTGAACACATCTACGAGTTCCCCCCTCTGTCAGAGGACATCA tGCGCGAGATGATCCTGCACCCATACAAAACGCAGTCCGACAGCTTCTACTTTGTGGACAACAAGCTGGTGATGCATAACAAGGCAGACTACTCCTACAGTGGGAGTCCGTAG